One part of the Phycisphaeraceae bacterium genome encodes these proteins:
- the iscX gene encoding Fe-S cluster assembly protein IscX, which yields MALSKTFGWLDVHRIAEELADAHPGVSPVALRFTELRAMVEALPDFREEAGHPVNEKILETIQMLWMGEAQDRDDDE from the coding sequence ATGGCCCTCTCCAAGACATTCGGCTGGCTCGATGTTCACCGCATCGCCGAGGAACTCGCCGACGCCCACCCCGGCGTCAGCCCCGTGGCCCTCCGGTTCACCGAACTGCGAGCAATGGTCGAGGCGCTCCCGGATTTCCGCGAGGAGGCCGGTCACCCGGTCAACGAAAAGATCCTCGAGACCATACAGATGCTCTGGATGGGCGAAGCCCAGGACCGCGACGACGACGAATAG